CTCGGCGACGGTGGCGATGACGCCGGGGGAGAGGACCTTCCTGGTCAGGGCGAGCAGGAGGTCGAAGACGAGGGCGAGCACGACCACCAGGACCGTGCCGGCCCACAGCGGCTCGTAGGAGTTGGGCAGGCCCAGGCGGTTGAAGCCGTCCTTGATGGCGTCGCCCAGGCCGCCGCCGCTGACCAGCGTGCCGATGGCGGCGATGCCGGTGGTGAGCAGGGTGGCCACGCGGATGCCGGCGATGATGACCGGCCAGGCCAGGGGGAGCTTCACCTGGAACAGGCGGCGCATGGGGTTCATGCCCATGCCCTTGGCCGACTCCTCGACGGCGGGGTCGACGCTGTCGAGGCCGGTCACGGTGTTCCGCAGCACCGGCAGCAGGGCGTACATGAAGAGGGCCACCAGCACCGGGCGACGGCCGATGCCGAGCAGCGGGATGAACAGGGTGAACAGGGCCAGCGACGGCAGCGTCAGGAACACACTGGTGATGCTGAGGGCGATGTTGCGGGCCGTGGGCCGGTTCTGGACGACGATCCCGAGGAGCACGGCGACGACGACGGCCGCGCCGGTGGCCTGGATGACGAGGAGGGCGTGCTCGATGGTGAGCTGCCACAGGTCCTCGCTGTCGTCCTGCATGTACTCGAACCAGCTCTCGATGCTGTTCAACATGCGGAGCGCCTCGTCGGCGTTCGTCGGTCAGGTGCTGTGCCCGAGAGCTGCATGGTCTCCTCACTGCCGGCCGTTCGGTTCGACCGGACCCGCGCCAGCGCCCTTGCCGACCCCTCGACCCTACAGGAGGGCCGGCCCTCCTTCGCCCGGGAGGGTGGCCCGGCCTGCGGTCCGCGCGCTCGGTGACCGGCGGTCCGGCGGCGCACGGGCGGGCGACGACCGCCTGCGACGGGGCCCCGCGGGGGCGGTCGACCGCAGGCGGTCAGGGTGCCGGATCTCGCCGTGCCGGGACCCCGCCGACCTGCGACGCTCCGACGATGGAGTCGATCGCGGGCAACCGCGCCCACTGGAACGCCGCCGCCCACCACTGGGTCGGGGCCGGTCGCCGGTCGTGGGCGACCGACGAGGTGACGTGGGGCGTCTTCGGCGTGCCCGAGGCCGACGTGGGCGCCCTGCCCGACGTCGCCGGCCGCGACGTGGTCGAGCTGGGCTGCGGCACCGGCTACGTGTCGGCCTGGCTGGCCCGGCGGGGCGCGCGCTCGGTGGTCGGCGTGGACCCCACCGAGGGCCAGCTGGCCACGGCCCGGACCCTCCAGCGCGAGCACCGCCTGCCCTTCCCCCTCCTCCAGGCCGCGGGCGAGGCCGTCCCGCTGCGCGACGCCTGCTGCGACGTGGTCGTGTCGGAGTACGGCGCCGCCATCTGGGCCGACCCGCGGGTGTGGCTCGGCGAGGCCGCCCGTCTGCTGCGGCCGGGCGGCGAGCTGGCGTTCCTGGGCAGCTCCGTGGCCTTCCTGCTCTGCTGCCAGGACGACGGGTCGCCGCCCACGGCCGAGATGCGGAACCCCCAGCGGGGCATGCACCGGTGGACCTGGCCCGACGACCCGGCCGTCGAGTTCCACGTGTCCCACGGCGAGATGCTCCGCCTGCTGCGGGCCGCCGGCTTCGAGGTCCTCGACCTCATCGAGGTCTACGCCCCCGAGGGCGCAGCCGACGCCACCCTCCACGACGGCAAGGTCGACTTCGTCACCGCGGCCTGGGCCAGGCGCTGGCCGATCGAGGAGGTCTGGCGCGCCCGCCGGACCTGACCCGCCCTGGCCTCCGTCGGAGCTCGAGCGTGCGAACCCCACATGCGGCGCACACCGCTCAGGGGCCGCGCCCGCGACCGAGGCGCCGCTCAGCCGACGGCCAGGTCGGTGGCGATGCGCTCGGCCGCCTCGGACGGGTCGAGCACGTCGGTGCGCATGAGCAGGTCGTCGGGGTGGAGCGGTGCCGGGTCGTGGGCTCCCAGCGCCTCGCGCAGCCGGCCCGGGTCGACCAGCTTCCCGTGGGCCGCACGGGACGGGTCGTCGACCCGGCCCTCGAGCACCTCTGCGGGGGCCGCCACCTGGACGAAGCGCACCCGCCCGCCCCGGCCCTCCACCGTCCCACGGACCTCCTCGGCGAAGGCCTCGAAGTGGCCCCGCGGGTCGTCTCCGCCCCAGGCCGAGCTGTTGGTGAAGATCAGGTCGATGCCCGCCTCGGCCGCGGTGGCGAACACGTCGAGGCGGACCCGGTGCAGGACGGCGGTGAACGGAGCCGAGCGGAACGGGAAGACGGGGGTCAGCGCACCCACCGTGAGGTGGTTGTGGAAGAGTCGGAAGCCGGTCCGCTCCGCCAGTGCGGTGGCGACGGTGAGCTTCCCCGCCGCCGGCGGCCCGTACAGGTACACGAGGACCGGGGCCTGCGGGTGCTCCAGGCCCTCTGCCACGCCCGGACGCTACCCACGGGGTGGCGCAGGTGGGCTCGGTGGGGTCAGCGGATCTCGGTGCCGTCGGGGCGGTACACGTGGATCGCTCCGGTGGGGTCGCGCCGGACGCGGTAGCCGCGTTCCTTGTCGTGGTTGTGCCTCCCGCAGCCGGGTCCCCCGTTGCCGGGGCAGGTACAGCCTCCGCCTGATCCGTCGGCTCTGATCGACCAGGGTCGGAGGTGGTCGCACTGGCAGGCGGTGACCGGTGTGTGGCAGCCAGGCCAGTAGCAGGTGGTCTGCTGGAGCTTGACTGCGAGGGCGGCGGCGCCGGTGAAGAGGCGGCGTCTGCGGCCCATGTCCACCACCACGCCGTCGGCGCCGACGACGACACGGCGGACGTGGCCCACCAGCGCCTGGGCCACGGCGATGGTGGCCTCGACGGGGCGGCCGTCGAGGGTGGAGCACCGGTAGGAGCCGGTGGGGAACGGGTCGAAGGCGCCTCGCAGGAGGGGGTCGACGCCGGTGAGGCGGGCCAGCATCCGTTCGAACGTGTGATGGTCGATGACGATGTTGGTCACTACCTGCGATCCGCCGGGCGCATCCGCCCGTGCCGTGGCTGCGGAGCGGAACACGGCGTGGAGGGCGTCGAAGCGCCGCTGGGCGTCGGTCCTCGGGAGATCAGCGGCGGTGGCGGCATCGCCACGCTCGGCCCGGGCGGCATCCCAGTCGGCGAGGGTCTCGGCCTCGAGGAACGCCTTGAAGATCGACTCCAGCTCGACGCCGGCGAGGGACCCGCAGCGGCCGGACAGGGTCCAGGACCCGTCGAAGCCCTGGTGGAAGGCGGCGTCGCGGTTCTCGTGGGCTCGTTGGTCGCGGTCGCGGGTGCCGTCCTCGTCGACGAGGCGGACCTAGTCGTCGACCAGGGCGTCGAAGGCCAGGTACTCGTTGGTCTCGGCTTCGGCGGCGAAGGACTCCTCGTTGGCCTCCACGGCGTCGCGGACCCGGGGGTTGGCATGGGCGCGGGCGATGCGCTCGACCTGGCAGCCCCCGATGCGCCCCGAGGCGAACGATGCCTTGACGGTGGGCATGGTGCGCAGGGCCCGGGCGCACTGGGCGCGGCGGTGGGCCTCGGCACCGGAGAGCTGGGCGAGGTGGCGGACCATGACCTTGGCGGAGGTGTGGCCGTCGAGGACGCAGGTGGCGGTGCGGTCGATCTGCTCCACGAGGTCGACCTGCACCGACCGCATGCGGCGGGCCTGGGTCTCCAGGGCGACGATCAGCCCCCGGGCGTCGTCGGCGCTGGTGGGTGTGACCCCGGCGTGTTGGAGGTCGTCGAGCGCGACGGCGAGGCGCTCGATCGCCTCTGCCGTCGTCGGCTCCACCACGGTCTCCATGGGCTCCACAGTACGCCGGGGGTGTGACAGCCAGACCGGCCGCAAACCGTTGCACCACAAGGGTTTCGGGTGCCTCCCACCCGCCCCCCGGGACCCCCACACGACCCCCGCGACCTTTGAGCGGAAGTGCGCCACATGCGGCGACAACTGCTCAAAGGTCGCGCCGCCCCCTCCGAAATCGCTCGTCGCGCCGCCAGGCAGGGCGCGAGGGGTCCCGACGTGCTCGAGGACCACTTCGCCGGTGAGGTCGCAGCCCACTACGACGCCACGTCGCCGCCGGCGCCGGCGGCCATGGTCGACCGGCTGGCCGAGCTGGCCGGCGCGGGCCGCGCCTTGGAGCTGGCCGTGGGCACGGGCCGGGTGGCGCTGCCTCTGGCCGACCGCGGCGTGGACGTGGCCGGCATCGAGCTGTCGCCCGACATGGTCGCGGTGCTGCGGGCCAAGGACCCCGAGGGCCGGGTGGCGGTGACCCTGGGCGACATGGCCACGACCCGGGCCGAGGGCGCCTTCTCCCTCGTGTACCTCGTCTACAACACCATCGGGAACCTGCGGACCCAGGACCAGCAGGTCGCCTGCGTCGCCAACGCGGCCGCCCACCTGGGCCCCGGGGGGCGCTTCGTGGTCGAGGTCGGGGTGCCGAGCCTCCGTCGCCTGCTGCCCGGCGAGGACGCCCACCTCTTCTCCTACGCGCCCGGCTACGTCGGCTTCGACCGCTACACCGACCTGGTGGCCCAGCAGGCGACGTCGCACCACTTCGTCGTGCGCGAGGGGGAGGCCCGCGAGGTGCGCACCCCGTTCCGCTACGTGTGGCCCTCGGAGCTCGACCTCATGGCCCGTCTGGCGGGGATGGAGCTCGAGCACCGCTGGGCGGGGTGGGACCGCGCCCCGTTCACCGGCGAGAGCACCTCGCACGTGTCGGTGTGGCGCACGGTCGGGGGCTGACCGCCCGCGCCGATCCGACGAGCGATGGCGGCGTGGGCGCGTCCGACACCCGTACTGGCATGCGAGCACGACGGGATCCGGTGTCGATCGCGTGCCACCTCGCAGGAGAGCCGACCCGAGCCGCCGCAGGCCTGCGCCGCGCCCGACCCGCGGCTCGGCGCTACGAGCGGCTGAGGAACCGCTTGTTCTTGAACTTGGACGCCAGGTAGTCCTTGTTCATCAGGGCGATGAAGTCGATGGAGATCTCCTTCGGGCACGCCTCCTCGCACTCGCCGTGGTTCGTGCAGGAGCCGAAGAACTCCTCCATGGTGTCGACCATGGCCTCCACCCGCCGGACGCGCTCGGCCTGGCCCTGGGGGAGCATGTTGAGGTGGCTCACCTTGGCCGCGGTGAACAGCTGGGCGGCCGAGTTGGGGCAGGCCGCCACGCAGGCGCCGCAGCCGATGCAGGCCGCCGCGTCCATGGCCGCGTCGGCCACCGGCTTGGGGATGGGGGTGAGGTTGGCGTCGGAGGCGCCGCCGGTCTCGGCGGTGATGAAGCCGCCGGCCTCGATGATGCGGTCGAAGGCGGAGCGGTCGACCATCAGGTCCTTCACGATGGGGAAGGAGGTGGCCCGCCACGGCTCGATGACGATCTCGTCGCCGTCGGCGAACTTCCGCATGTGGAGCTGGCAGGTGGCGGTGCCCTTCTGGGGGCCGTGGGCCCGGCCGTCGATCATCAGCGAGCACGTGCCGCAGATGCCCTCGCGGCAGTCGTGGTCGAAGACGATGGCCTCCTTGCCCTCGCCGATGAGGCGCTCGTTCACGAGGTCGAGCATCTCGAGGAACGACATCTCGTCGTTGATGCCGGGGGCGGCGATGACGTCGAAGCGCCCGGGGGCGTCGGGCCCGTCCTGGCGCCAGACCTTCAGGGTGACACTGATCTCTGTCATCGGCGCTCCGTCGAGTTCGTCGGGGTGGCAGACCCGGAGGTGGCGAGAGCAGCGCCGATGACCTCGACGTCGCTTCGCTCCGTGGAGCCCACCCGTGCTGTCTGGTTCGCTCGTACCTCGCTCACGGTCATCACTTGTAGCTCCGGACCGCGAGGTGGACGTTGTCGAAGGTGAGGGGCTCGGTGTGGCGCACCGGCTCCCCGGGGTCGCCGGTCCACTCCCAGGCTGCGACGTGGCTGAAGTTCTCGTCGTCGCGCTCGGCCTCGCCCTCCTCGGTCTGGTGCTCGGCCCGGAAGTGGCCGCCGCAGGACTCCTCGCGGGTGAGGGCGTCGAGGCACATGAGCTGGGCCAGCTCGAAGAAGTCGTCGACCCGGCCCGCCTTCTCGAGGGTCTGGTTGACGTGCTGGCCGTCGCCGGTGACCCGCAGGTCCTTGCGGAACTCCTCGTGGAGGGCGGGGATCTCCGAGAGGGCCTTCTCCAGGCCCTGCCGGGTCCGCTCCATGCCGCAGTGCTCGAGCATGATCTTGCCCAGCTCCTGGTGGAAGGAGTCCGGCGACCGGGTGCCGCCGATGGCCAGGTAGCCGCCGAAGCGCTCGCGCGCGGCGGTCTCGGCGGCCTGGAACTCGGGGTGGTCGGTGGGGACCGGGGTGCTGCCCAGGCGGGGGGCGAGGTAGTTGCTGATGGTGTTCGGGAGCACGAAGTAGCCGTCGGCCAGGCCCTGCATGAGGGCCGAGGCGCCCAGGCGGTTGGCGCCGTGGTCGCTGAAGTTGGCCTCGCCCGCGCAGTACAGCCCGGGGATGGTGGTCATCAGCTCGTAGTCCACCCA
Above is a window of Iamia majanohamensis DNA encoding:
- a CDS encoding class I SAM-dependent methyltransferase; the encoded protein is MESIAGNRAHWNAAAHHWVGAGRRSWATDEVTWGVFGVPEADVGALPDVAGRDVVELGCGTGYVSAWLARRGARSVVGVDPTEGQLATARTLQREHRLPFPLLQAAGEAVPLRDACCDVVVSEYGAAIWADPRVWLGEAARLLRPGGELAFLGSSVAFLLCCQDDGSPPTAEMRNPQRGMHRWTWPDDPAVEFHVSHGEMLRLLRAAGFEVLDLIEVYAPEGAADATLHDGKVDFVTAAWARRWPIEEVWRARRT
- a CDS encoding ABC transporter permease, with protein sequence MLNSIESWFEYMQDDSEDLWQLTIEHALLVIQATGAAVVVAVLLGIVVQNRPTARNIALSITSVFLTLPSLALFTLFIPLLGIGRRPVLVALFMYALLPVLRNTVTGLDSVDPAVEESAKGMGMNPMRRLFQVKLPLAWPVIIAGIRVATLLTTGIAAIGTLVSGGGLGDAIKDGFNRLGLPNSYEPLWAGTVLVVVLALVFDLLLALTRKVLSPGVIATVAEAPDRLLARRHRQQSDQEPSNA
- a CDS encoding class I SAM-dependent DNA methyltransferase produces the protein MLEDHFAGEVAAHYDATSPPAPAAMVDRLAELAGAGRALELAVGTGRVALPLADRGVDVAGIELSPDMVAVLRAKDPEGRVAVTLGDMATTRAEGAFSLVYLVYNTIGNLRTQDQQVACVANAAAHLGPGGRFVVEVGVPSLRRLLPGEDAHLFSYAPGYVGFDRYTDLVAQQATSHHFVVREGEAREVRTPFRYVWPSELDLMARLAGMELEHRWAGWDRAPFTGESTSHVSVWRTVGG
- a CDS encoding succinate dehydrogenase/fumarate reductase iron-sulfur subunit; the protein is MSVTLKVWRQDGPDAPGRFDVIAAPGINDEMSFLEMLDLVNERLIGEGKEAIVFDHDCREGICGTCSLMIDGRAHGPQKGTATCQLHMRKFADGDEIVIEPWRATSFPIVKDLMVDRSAFDRIIEAGGFITAETGGASDANLTPIPKPVADAAMDAAACIGCGACVAACPNSAAQLFTAAKVSHLNMLPQGQAERVRRVEAMVDTMEEFFGSCTNHGECEEACPKEISIDFIALMNKDYLASKFKNKRFLSRS